The DNA region CTCGCGCCGGGCCGGACGGCCACCCTCACCGGGGGGTACGAGATCCGCGTCCCCGCGGGCAAGTCGCTCGTCGGCGGAAACCGGAGGAACTGAACCATGACCGTCGACACGCAGACGCCCGGCGCGCCGGACGCACCGTCCGGCGGGACCGGCGGCTCCGCCGCGGGCCCGCAGGGGTTCGGCCCCGACGGTCCGGGCTCCGGCGGCGACGCCGAGGGCGTGCCGGAGGCCCTCTTCCTGCCGGTCACCGCCGTCACCTGTCTGGAGGACCGGGCCCAGGTCGAGCGCACCGGTCCCGTCCGGCTCGCCGCGGGGGTCCAGCGGTTGCGGATCGGGCCGGTCACCGCCCTGACCGTGGACCGCTCGCTGCGCGCCGAGATCACCGCGCCGGAGGAGGCCGCCGCGCCTGACCAGATCACCGCGCCTGGCCAGATCGCCGCGTCCGACGAGACCGCCGCGCCGGACGGCGGCGACGCCCCGCGTGCCCCCGGCGCCTCCCGTGCCCGCGTGGTCGACGCCCGCGTGGTCCGCGCCTACACCCCCGCGCCGCCCGGCCGCCCCGGCCCCGACGCCTCGCGCCTGCGCCGCGAACTCGACGCGCTGGAACGCGAGTCGCGCGAGGTACGGCAACTGCGGCAGCGGGCGCAGAGCGCGCTCGCCGTGGTGCGCCAGGCCAAGGCCGACCTGCACCGGGACATCGCGCAGGGCGCGGGTGCGGGCGACGCCGACCCCGAGCGCTGGGCCGACCGGCTGGAGCGCGTCGACCGGGAGGCGGAGGCGCGCATCGCCGAACTGCACCGGCTCGGCCGCCGATCGCACGACGTGGAGGAGGAACTGGACGCCGCGCGGCTGGCGTTGGCCCGGACCGAGAACGAACCGCCGGTGCTCACCGCCTTCGTGGAACTGGTGGTGGACGCGCCGGAGGCCGGGCCGGGGCTGCTGCGCGTGGTCGGCCTCGTGCCCTGCGCGCTGTGGCGGCCCGCCTACCGGGCCCGGCTCGCCGACGACCGCGGCTCGGTGACGCTGGAGACCGACGCGTTCGTGTGGCAGCACACCGGCGAGGACTGGGACGGTGTGCGGCTGTCGCTGTCCACCGCGCGCCCGACGCTCGCCGCGTCGCCGCCCGACCTGGCCGAGGACCTCCTGGTGCTGCGCGACCGCACCGCCGAGGAGCGCCGGGTGATCGAGGTCGACCTGCGCGAGGAGGACATCGCCACCGTCGGCGGCGACTCCCCGGACGGCGCGGACGGCGCCGAGGACGGGGGCGCGGCCGGACCCGGAGCGGCCGGCGGCGCGCCGCTGCCCGGCCTGGACGACGGCGGCGCGGTGCGCGTCCTGACCGCGCCCCGGCCGGTCCGCGTCCCCTGCGACGGCCGGCCGTACCGCGTCGCGCTGTCGTCGTTCACCGCGCCCTGCGACACCGAGGACGCCTGCGCGCCGGAGCTGTCGCCGCTGGTCGTGACCACCGCGCGGTTCGCCAACTCCGCCGGGCACGTGCTGCTCGCCGGGCCGGTGGACCTGGTGCGCGGCAGCGGCAGCGCGGGCCGCGCCGCCGTGGACTTCGCCGGCGCGGGCGAGGAGGTCCGGCTCGGCTTCGGCAGCGAGGACGCCTTCCGCGTGGTCCGCCACGTCGAGGAGCGGCGCGACACCACCGGCCTGGCCGGCATCAACCAGCGCACCGTCGTCACCCGCACCGTGCGGCTGTTCGTCTCCCGGCTGGACGACCCCGGCGACGGCGCCGCGCGCGAGGTGGTGATCCGCGAACGGGTGCCCGTCTCCGAGG from Actinacidiphila sp. DG2A-62 includes:
- a CDS encoding DUF4139 domain-containing protein, producing MTVDTQTPGAPDAPSGGTGGSAAGPQGFGPDGPGSGGDAEGVPEALFLPVTAVTCLEDRAQVERTGPVRLAAGVQRLRIGPVTALTVDRSLRAEITAPEEAAAPDQITAPGQIAASDETAAPDGGDAPRAPGASRARVVDARVVRAYTPAPPGRPGPDASRLRRELDALERESREVRQLRQRAQSALAVVRQAKADLHRDIAQGAGAGDADPERWADRLERVDREAEARIAELHRLGRRSHDVEEELDAARLALARTENEPPVLTAFVELVVDAPEAGPGLLRVVGLVPCALWRPAYRARLADDRGSVTLETDAFVWQHTGEDWDGVRLSLSTARPTLAASPPDLAEDLLVLRDRTAEERRVIEVDLREEDIATVGGDSPDGADGAEDGGAAGPGAAGGAPLPGLDDGGAVRVLTAPRPVRVPCDGRPYRVALSSFTAPCDTEDACAPELSPLVVTTARFANSAGHVLLAGPVDLVRGSGSAGRAAVDFAGAGEEVRLGFGSEDAFRVVRHVEERRDTTGLAGINQRTVVTRTVRLFVSRLDDPGDGAAREVVIRERVPVSEVSAVEVRVLADACRPAPDEIDADGIVRWTARLAPGERREIVLVHEMSATSAVTGL